One segment of Scleropages formosus chromosome 23, fSclFor1.1, whole genome shotgun sequence DNA contains the following:
- the LOC108935596 gene encoding sclerostin domain-containing protein 1-like — translation MALVACEFPLAVLLCVLLESAQPLSNDATELRASSLEDPMRERADNASLNRARSGGRRGGDSLRGEDGPLGCKELRSTRYISDGRCTSPNPVKELVCAGECVPVRVLPNWIGGGYGGKFWARRGGRQRRCVTDRTRVQRVHLLCPDGSTRSYRVRVVTSCKCKRCSRQHNESGQRPQEAAPSRPQRSKVRRKEPKPKSSHHGNRKEDATDKWRAAVMEHE, via the exons ATGGCCCTGGTCGCGTGCGAGTTCCCCTTGGCGGTTCTGCTGTGCGTCCTCCTCGAGAGCGCGCAGCCCCTGAGCAACGACGCCACGGAGCTGCGCGCCTCCAGCCTGGAGGACCCGATGCGGGAGCGCGCGGACAACGCGTCCCTGAACAGAGCGCGCAGCGGGGGGCGCCGCGGGGGGGACAGCCTCCGGGGAG AGGACGGTCCCCTCGGGTGCAAGGAGCTCCGGTCCACCAGGTACATCTCGGACGGCCGGTGCACCAGCCCGAACCCCGTGAAGGAGCTGGTGTGCGCCGGGGAGTGCGTCCCCGTTCGCGTGCTCCCCAACTGGATCGGCGGAGGCTACGGAGGCAAGTTCTGGGCCCGGCGAGGCGGTCGGCAGCGGCGCTGCGTTACGGACCGCACCCGGGTCCAGCGCGTCCACCTGCTGTGCCCGGACGGAAGCACCAGGTCCTACAGGGTTAGGGTGGTGACCTCCTGCAAGTGCAAGCGCTGCTCGCGACAGCACAATGAGTCTGGGCAGAGGCCCCAGGAGGCAGCCCCGTCGCGACCCCAGCGCTCCAAGGTTCGACGGAAGGAGCCCAAGCCCAAGAgcagtcaccatggcaaccggaAGGAGGACGCTACCGACAAATGGAGGGCAGCCGTAATGGAGCATGAATGA